Proteins found in one Canis aureus isolate CA01 chromosome 19, VMU_Caureus_v.1.0, whole genome shotgun sequence genomic segment:
- the BAP1 gene encoding ubiquitin carboxyl-terminal hydrolase BAP1, protein MNKGWLELESDPGLFTLLVEDFGVKGVQVEEIYDLQSKCQGPVYGFIFLFKWIEERRSRRKVSTLVDDTSVIDDDIVNNMFFAHQLIPNSCATHALLSVLLNCSSVDLGPTLSRMKDFTKGFSPESKGYAIGNAPELAKAHNSHARPEPRHLPEKQNGLSAVRTMEAFHFVSYVPITGRLFELDGLKVYPIDHGPWGEDEEWTDKARRVIMERIGLATAGEPYHDIRFNLMAVVPDRRIKYEARLHVLKVNRQTVLEALQQLIRVTQPELIQTHKSQEPQLPEESKPASSKSPLALDAGRATAASEGTHTDGVEEVAGSCSQAPTHSPPSKPKLVVKPPGSSLNGVPPNPTPIVQRLPAFLDNHNYAKSPMQEEEDLAAGVGRSRVPVRPPQQYSDDEDDYEDDEDDDVQNTNSAIRYKRKGPGKPGPLSGSGDGQLSVLQPNTINVLAEKLKESQKDLSIPLSIKTSSGAASPAVAVPTHSQPSPTPSNESTDTASEIGSAFNSPLRSPIRSANPTRPSSPVTSHISKVLFGEDDSLLRVDCIRYNRAVRDLGPVISTGLLHLAEDGVLSPLALTEGGKGSSPCSRPSQGSQGSSSPEEKEVVEAVDSREKPGLARPGEPLSGEKYSPKELLALLKCVEAEIANYEACLKEEVEKRKKFKIDDQRRTHNYDEFICTFISMLAQEGMLANLVEQNISVRRRQGVSIGRLHKQRKPDRRKRSRPYKAKRQ, encoded by the exons ATGAATAAGGGCTGGCTGGAGCTGGAGAGCGACCCTG GCCTCTTCACCCTCCTGGTGGAAGATTTCG GTGTCAAAGGGGTGCAGGTGGAGGAGATCTATGACCTTCAGAGCAAATGTCAGGG CCCAGTGTATGGATTCATCTTCCTGTTCAAATGGATCGAAGAGCGCCGATCCCGTCGCAAGGTCTCTACCTTGGTGGATGATACGTCCGTGATTGATGATGATATTGTGAATAACATGTTCTTTGCCCATCAG CTGATCCCCAACTCTTGTGCCACTCATGCCCTGCTGAGTGTGCTCCTGAACTGCAGCAGTGTGGACCTGGGGCCCACCCTGAGTCGCATGAAGGACTTCACCAAAGGCTTCAGCCCAGAG agCAAAGGATATGCAATTGGCAATGCCCCAGAGTTGGCCAAGGCACATAATAGCCATGCCAG GCCGGAGCCACGCCACCTCCCCGAGAAGCAGAATGGCCTTAGTGCTGTGCGGACGATGGAGGCGTTCCACTTTGTCAGCTATGTGCCTATCACGGGCCGGCTTTTTGAGTTGGATGGGCTGAAGGTCTACCCCATTGACCATG GGCCCTGGGGGGAGGATGAGGAATGGACAGACAAGGCTCGGCGGGTCATCATGGAACGTATCGGCCTGGCCACTGCAGG ggagccctaccaTGACATCCGCTTCAACCTGATGGCGGTGGTGCCCGACCGCAGGATCAAGTATGAGGCCAGGCTGCACGTGCTGAAGGTGAACCGTCAGACAGTCCTGGAGGCCCTGCAGCAG CTGATCAGGGTAACACAGCCAGAGCTGATTCAGACCCACAAGTCTCAAGAGCCACAGCTGCCTGAGGAGTCCAAACCAGCCAGCAGCAAGTCCCCCCTGGCGCTAGATGCAGGCAGGGCCACAGCAGCCTCCGAGGGCACTCACACAG ATGGTGTGGAGGAGGTAGCTGGTTCATGTTCTCAAGCCCCAACCCACAGCCCTCCCAGCAAACCCAAGCTGGTGGTGAAGCCTCCAGGGAGCAGCCTCAACGGGGTTCCTCCCAACCCCACTCCCATTGTTCAGCGGCTGCCGGCCTTCCTGGACAACCACAACTATGCCAAGTCCCCCATGCAG GAGGAGGAAGACCTGGCAGCAGGTGTGGGCCGCAGCCGAGTTCCAGTCCGCCCACCCCAGCAGTACTCCGATGATGAGGACGACTATGAGGATGATGAGGACGACGACGTGCAGAACACCAACTCTGCCATCAG GTACAAGAGGAAGGGTCCAGGGAAGCCAGGGCCACTGAGTGGCTCTGGAGACGGGCAGCTGTCGGTGCTGCAGCCCAACACCATCAACGTCTTGGCTGAGAAGCTCAAAGAGTCCCAGAAAGACCTCTCAATTCCTCTGTCCATCAAGACAAGCAGCGGGGCAGCAAGCCCAGCCGTGGCAGTCCCCACACACTCACAGCCCTCGCCTACACCCAGCAACGAGAGCACAGACACAGCCTCCGAGATCGGCAGTGCTTTTAACTCACCGTTGCGGTCTCCCATCCGCTCAGCCAACCCAACACGGCCCTCCAGCCCTGTCACCTCCCACATTTCCAAGGTGCTTTTTGGAGAGGATGACAGCCTGCTGCGTGTTGACTGCATCCGCTACAATCGTGCTGTTCGTGACTTGGGTCCTGTCATCAGCACGGGCCTGTTGCACCTCGCCGAGGACGGTGTGCTGAGTCCCCTGGCGCTGACAG AGGGTGGGAAGGGTTCCTCACCCTGCAGCAGACCAAGCCAAGGCAGCCAGGGGTCCAGCAGCCCAGAAGAGAAGGAGGTAGTGGAAGCTGTGGACAGCAGAGAGAAGCCTGGGTTGGCCAGGCCTGGTGAGCCCTTGAGTGGGGAGAAGTACTCCCCCAAG GAGCTGCTGGCACTGCTGAAGTGTGTGGAAGCAGAGATCGCAAACTATGAGGCCTGCCTCAAGGAAGaagtggagaagaggaagaagttcAAG ATTGATGACCAGAGGCGGACCCACAACTATGATGAGTTCATCTGTACCTTCATCTCCATGCTGGCCCAGGAAG GCATGCTGGCCAACCTGGTGGAACAGAACATCTCCGTGCGGCGGCGCCAAGGGGTCAGCATCGGCCGGCTCCACAAGCAGCGGAAGCCCGACAGGCGGAAACGCTCGCGCCCTTACAAGGCCAAGCGCCAGTGA